In one Niallia taxi genomic region, the following are encoded:
- the proS gene encoding proline--tRNA ligase, translating into MKGNFVEKITNMEDDFAKWYTDVVTKAELVDYSSVRGSMIIRPYGFAIWENIKNELDNRIKETGHENVYMPLFIPESLLQKEKDHIEGFAPEVAWVTHGGEEELTERLCVRPTSEVLFGEHYKDIIHSYRDLPKLYNQWANVVRWEKTTRPFLRTLEFLWQEGHTCHETEEDADKETVQMLHVYADICEQILAIPVIKGKKTEKEKFAGARYTYTIESLMHDGKALQSGTSHHLGDHFAKAFGIQFTDRNGRESYVQQTSWGFTTRIIGAMIMVHGDDRGLVVPPRIAPTQVMIIPIAQHKEGVLDFTYELKNQLQTSFRTGLDASDKKPGWKFNEYEMKGIPVRLEVGPKDIEQKQVVLVRRDTGEKLAVPLEGLEQTIANLLHDIQGNLLTKATEHREANTHIALDFDTFKKQANEQKTGFIKAMWCGDRVCEDFIKEETGATSRCMPFEQKKISDKCVCCDKEADALVYWAKAY; encoded by the coding sequence ATGAAGGGTAATTTTGTTGAAAAAATTACGAATATGGAAGATGATTTTGCAAAATGGTATACAGATGTAGTGACAAAAGCGGAGCTTGTTGACTATTCAAGTGTCCGTGGATCCATGATTATTAGACCATACGGCTTCGCCATTTGGGAAAATATTAAAAATGAGCTTGATAACCGAATCAAAGAAACCGGGCATGAAAATGTCTATATGCCATTGTTCATACCAGAAAGCCTTCTTCAAAAGGAAAAGGATCATATTGAAGGCTTTGCTCCAGAGGTAGCATGGGTTACACACGGTGGCGAAGAAGAGCTAACAGAAAGACTTTGTGTACGCCCAACATCTGAAGTGCTGTTTGGCGAGCATTATAAAGACATCATTCATTCATACCGAGACTTGCCAAAGCTTTATAATCAATGGGCTAATGTTGTCAGATGGGAAAAAACAACAAGACCTTTTTTGCGTACACTAGAATTCCTTTGGCAGGAAGGTCATACTTGTCATGAAACAGAAGAGGATGCAGACAAAGAAACCGTGCAAATGCTTCATGTTTATGCAGATATTTGTGAACAAATATTAGCAATTCCTGTCATTAAGGGGAAGAAAACAGAGAAGGAAAAATTTGCTGGGGCAAGATATACTTATACGATTGAAAGTTTGATGCATGATGGAAAGGCGCTGCAATCAGGCACCTCTCATCATTTAGGGGACCACTTTGCCAAAGCCTTTGGTATTCAATTTACAGACAGGAACGGTAGGGAAAGCTATGTGCAGCAGACCTCATGGGGATTCACCACAAGAATCATTGGGGCAATGATAATGGTTCACGGCGACGACAGAGGATTAGTTGTGCCTCCAAGGATTGCACCGACCCAAGTGATGATTATTCCGATTGCCCAGCATAAGGAAGGCGTCCTTGATTTTACTTACGAGCTAAAAAACCAGCTCCAAACGAGCTTCCGTACAGGCTTGGATGCAAGTGATAAGAAGCCTGGCTGGAAGTTCAATGAATATGAAATGAAAGGTATTCCTGTCAGACTCGAGGTTGGCCCAAAGGATATAGAGCAAAAGCAAGTTGTGCTTGTGCGGCGTGATACAGGCGAAAAGCTTGCTGTGCCATTAGAGGGGCTTGAGCAAACAATAGCCAATCTCCTTCATGATATCCAAGGAAATCTGCTGACAAAGGCTACAGAGCATCGCGAAGCAAATACCCATATTGCCCTTGACTTCGATACATTTAAAAAACAGGCAAATGAACAGAAAACCGGCTTTATAAAAGCAATGTGGTGTGGTGACAGAGTGTGCGAAGATTTCATTAAAGAAGAAACTGGCGCAACATCAAGATGTATGCCGTTTGAACAAAAAAAAATCAGTGATAAATGTGTATGCTGCGATAAAGAAGCAGACGCGCTAGTGTATTGGGCAAAAGCTTATTAA